The DNA window CTCGCCAAGGAGCACGGCCGCGAAGTCATGCGAAACACGGCCGGCGTCGGCGCGACGTGCGCCATCATCGACCTCGACCTCGAAATCGTCGAGGAGCTGATGAGCGAGGCCATGCCGGAGAAAATCCTCGAACCGAACCTCGAAATCCTTCGAGAGTCCTACGAGGACGTCAAGGAGAACTACGACACCGACGTTGGCGTCACCGTTCCCGAGAGCGAACACGACGAGGAACAGATCCTCATCTCGGGGAGCCACGGTATCGCCTACGGTGCCATCGACGAGGGATGTCGGTTCATCTCCGGGTACCCGATGACGCCGTGGACCGACGTGTTCACCATCATGACCCAGCACCTCCCCGACCTCGGCGGAATCTCCGAACAGGTCGAGGACGAAATCGCCGCCGCCTCGCTCGCAATCGGTGCGAGCCACGCGGGTGCAAAGGCGATGAGCGGGTCGTCCGGCGGTGGATTCGCGCTGATGTCCGAACCGCTCGGACTCGCGGAAATCACCGAGACGCCCATCGTGCTCGTCGAATCGATGCGCGCCGGTCCCTCGACCGGGATGCCGACGAAACCCGAACAGGGCGACCTCGAACACGTCCTGTACACGAGTCAGGGCGACTCGAACCGCGTCGTCTTCGCACCGGGTGATGCCCGGGAATCGTATATCCAGACGCGCAAGGCGTTCGAACTCGCGTACAACTACCAGATTCCGAGCATCATCCTCTACGACCAGAAACTCTCCGGCGGTCACGAGACGGTTACGGAGTCCACGTTCGACCGCGAGCCGAACCCGGACATCGGCGAAGTCGTGACCGAGGAAGACATCGAGCAGGGCGAGCGTCTCGCCGGTCGCTTCAAGCGCTACCGCTACGACGGCGAAGATGGCGTCAGCCCGCGCTCCCTGCCGGGACAGAAGGGCGGCAACTTCCTCGCGTCCGGTAACGAGCACAACGAGGCCGGTCACATCAGCGAGGACCCGGACAACCGCGTCACACAGATGGACCGACGGATGGAGAAACTCGACGCCATCCGCGACGAACTCGACGCGATGGACGAGTCCCACCAGACCGTCTACGGCGACGAGGACGCCGACTACGCCATCCTCAACTTCGGCAGCACGAAGGGTGCCGTCGAGGAGGCAGTCGACATGTTGAACGAGGATGGCCACTCGGTCAAAGCCATGAACGTCAGCGACATGGTGCCGTTCCCGAAGAACGAGGTCAATTCGTTCCTCGAAGGCGTCGACGAAGCGCTCGTCGTCGAGATGAACGCCACGGCACAGTTCCGCCGCCACATTCAGGCGGCGACCGGCAAGCACGGCGACAAGCTGTTCAGCCTGCTGAAATACGACGGCAACCCGTTCGAGCCGACCGACGTCGTAGACGGCTTCGAAGCACGACTCGACGGCAGTGCCGAGCCAGCGCACAACACGCGCATCGAATCCGCAACGGGTGACTGAAAATGAGTGTATTCAACGCAATCGACGAAGAACGAGATATCGACGTGAACGAGTTCACGCCCAGCCTCGAACCGCAAGCGACGTGGTGTCCGGGCTGTGGTGACTTCGGCGTCTTGAAGGCGCTGAAACAGGCGATGCCCGAAGTCGGCCGCACGCCGGACGAGACGCTGCTCGTCACGGGTATCGGCTGTTCCGGGAAGCTCTCGAGCTACTTCCAGAGCTACGGCTTCCACTCCATCCACGGGCGGTCCCTGCCGGTCGCACGAGCGGCCAAACTCGCCAACCCCGACCTCGAAGTCATCGCCGCAGGCGGTGACGGAGACGGCTACGGAATCGGCGGGAACCACTTCA is part of the Haladaptatus paucihalophilus DX253 genome and encodes:
- a CDS encoding 2-oxoacid:acceptor oxidoreductase subunit alpha, which translates into the protein MTDDELIWRIAGGSGDGIDSTSQNFAKALMRAGLHVFTHRHYPSRIRGGHTYVEIRAADHEVKSRGDNYNFLLALGDSFARNPQEEAYYGNEEIKPLSENLDELREGGVIIYDSGLLDTDDIPDFDERVEENNWHVFDLDLRGLAKEHGREVMRNTAGVGATCAIIDLDLEIVEELMSEAMPEKILEPNLEILRESYEDVKENYDTDVGVTVPESEHDEEQILISGSHGIAYGAIDEGCRFISGYPMTPWTDVFTIMTQHLPDLGGISEQVEDEIAAASLAIGASHAGAKAMSGSSGGGFALMSEPLGLAEITETPIVLVESMRAGPSTGMPTKPEQGDLEHVLYTSQGDSNRVVFAPGDARESYIQTRKAFELAYNYQIPSIILYDQKLSGGHETVTESTFDREPNPDIGEVVTEEDIEQGERLAGRFKRYRYDGEDGVSPRSLPGQKGGNFLASGNEHNEAGHISEDPDNRVTQMDRRMEKLDAIRDELDAMDESHQTVYGDEDADYAILNFGSTKGAVEEAVDMLNEDGHSVKAMNVSDMVPFPKNEVNSFLEGVDEALVVEMNATAQFRRHIQAATGKHGDKLFSLLKYDGNPFEPTDVVDGFEARLDGSAEPAHNTRIESATGD